The region TCTCTGTATTGGTGCGGTGAACACTGGGTTTTTCTTGCAGAGGAGCTATTGAACTGTATAACCTGCTCAGTACATTGCATCAAATTCATAAAAAGGTGTATTTATGCAAATACACACACGTAACTCCTGATTTAATCTGATGTAACATCGTTCAAGTGAAAATAAGTAATTACGAGTCCTTTTCAGATCCCGTTTGTGATCAACAATGAATGTTAAAAGGATGTGAAGGCATAACAGTAACATGTTGTTAGCCTCTGTTGACATAGCATCAAAAGTGGGTAAATCCgattttgttttgattgtaATGTATTtaagacatgaataatcatctCCTGTGTAAAATTGTATTTCCATGTGTCGTATCAGTGTATCTTTAATGGATTTTCTTCTTTGTCAAACTTTATGGCTGTTCAAATGTTCTCTCCTCTCTTGATGAAAAGTGTGGTTGCCGGATGAGAATAGTTgtaagaagaggaaaaaaaaatatcatattTAAACTTGcagaaatgtggaaaatattttatgtataaaaatgtaCATGTGAGATAAACCTTGTGTAAAGTAAAGATTGAAGCGACGTCAGATTTCAGCACAATCGTGTCATCGGGATTCATTATTTCCACTGAAGGTCCTGTCACACTGTGACACACTGGATCAGTGTTTTACATGCAGAGCACaattcctctctctctctgtctctatcAGGACAGATGGATCCTGGATTATTGCTGTGATTTTAGGCAAAGATTAGATCGGAGAGCAGATGCACTCAGTGGGAAGCATGAGGCAGAAACATGGACGTCAAAGACAAGGGAAGTGAGGATGATGAGGCAGAGGGCGGGGCACGCTGTGTGTGTCTATGTCTACTGCAGTGCAGCCCACTGATGGATATAAATTGGGTGTGGGACTAAGAGGAACATGTATCTACTGTTCTGTTGGGTCAAAACTgtctttttttgggggggagggtttgtttgttttttgtttgtttttcttaatcaATATATTCTGTTACAACCTTTTTGAGTGTGATTTAAGTTTATCTTTCTTTAAGATGGATTTCATAAAAATCCATCTTAATTAATTTCATGATTTAAGAATCAATTCTATTACTGATCAGGGTGGTCATTACTCTCATTAAACCTATTTTCTGTATCTGCCACAACTCTATTAACGTTTAGTTCTTTTTTATTACCACTAGAGGGTGCTGAAACTGCTGAACAATCTTACAAAGCTTTTGTATAAATCAGAGGTCTCCAACCTGCGGCTCCGGGGCCACATGCGGCTCATGAAGCTCTTCAGAGTGACTGTCAATACCAATATAGATATAGAACtaagcagttttttatttaaaagttattaTTAAAAGCTCATTTAGCAGGTTTTCTATGTTCATGCAATATCTACACAGAAATTCCACAAAAGAAAGACAGTAATAGTACAAGAAAtcaatttatttgtttagtctatttttattattaaacaaaacattacatgcttttttcagttttgtctaTAAAGAGTGACTTTGTTCATAGTATGGTTGTTTGTGACAGATGGAATGGTCTGGGTTTTCAGACACCGCtgatccactgggaatttcaCTCGCAGTCATCTTTCAGTTTTACAGCTGAGaataagagaaaatatccactgAATGGTAGCTGTGTGGACAAAAAGGTTTTGTTGATATCAAAATCAGAGAATGGGCAGAATGGTTCAAAATGACAGAAAGGCAACACTACCTCAATTAACCACTTATTACAACCAAAGGTAACaggaaaaacatttcttaacaCAAAACTCTATAAACCCTGAAGCAGATAGACTCCGGCAGCAGAAAAGAACTGGATGCCATTTCTGCTGCTAAGAGCAAGAAACTGAGGCCACAGTTCAAaaaggctcaccaaaattggaaaaTATTCCATGATCCGATGAGTCTCCATTTCATACGAAACGTTAAGAAGAAAGGCATCCATGCTGCTTTGTATCAAGGTTCatgctggtggtggtgttatAATGGTGTGTGGGTACATGGCCACCCCTTCTGGAGGCTAcattcaacagaacaatgaaccACGTCACAAAGTTCAAATCATCCCaagctgtttttttaacaagagAATGTGAGTGATTACTTTCTCGTCCATATTTGTCTATAcaggtgtttgttttgtgtaatGATGTAATAATGGAGTTCCAGTTATTAAGAGCAACCATCAGAGTGCAGAAAACATTCAATCATCTCAGCATACATGTTCTAAGTCAAGGGAGCCATAAGATCACGGTAAATATTCCGGGTaaagctttcaaaataaaccatTAGAAGACAGCGGCGTTTAAATACAGAcattttaatggtttgaaataGTTCATACAGTAAGTCTAAAAAGGTGTTACGCAACAAGTACTGCTCATCAGCATGTTACGTTTGTGACGCGAAATTAAAGAGAAGGATGTGCAAGAAAGGAAAACCTATCCGGGAAGCCGCGCCCCAGTGAAGATATAACTGTTGATGATTGGGGCTTTTTGCTATCTTTGGGCGGAGCTATGAACTAAAGCCTTGTTGTGATTGGACAGAAGGGACGTCATTCTTTAAAATCTTCTTTTGATTGGTTGCATTACAAGGGGATTAACGCTTAATTTACAATGAACCGCAACTGAGAAGAAGTAGGAATTACAACGTTTTCTTGCTTATAAATCTTTGTGTAAAGTCGAATATTTTTCCTCACACTTTTACGATTGTCCGGCTCGAAAACTCTTATCTTTGTCTAGTCTGGCAGATCAGTTGTCCGTTAGTGGAAGTGTTTCAACCAGTGCTTTGAATAAGGAAATGATCTCTTGCTAACGTTATGTAGCAAGCTAATCTCATTTATCTGTCGGAAATTCAACTTTCATTTCACAGTGTAACACAGCCCGACGGACAGGTAAGCACCGCTGACCGTGTTTTCTTACTTCTAGCCCTCATTCACTTCGACTCGGCGCTGATAAAACTGACTTAATTTACATAAAAGCGTCTGTATGGGGAGATAAATCTGGGTTAGACTCTTCGCCATGTCAGTTCAGGGAGGAGAGGATTGtcgctggggggggggggaggatcTGTTAATGATCACCTGATACTTTCTGGAAAAGATTATGAAATCGTGGCTTTTTAAGTTTTAACAAGAGTCGTCCACCTGTTGACTCGACTCTTTTTTTGCAGGCATGACCGAGTACAAACTTGTGGTGGTCGGTGCTGGAGGTGTGGGGAAGAGCGCTCTCACCATCCAGCTGATCCAGAACCACTTCGTGGACGAATATGATCCCACTATCGAGGTGAGAAACCGAGGAAGCTCTATATGCTCTAAAATGTCTGGGTGTGTTGAAGTTAATGGGCTTTTAAAGGCCACTGCAGTCTGATTATGTTGGCAGTGGCAAAAAGGACTGGGAAAGATGGAtaggtaaaataatatttattacaaaataaattagaggaaaatgtttctattatttacttaaaaaatgcaatttgcCACTgaggttttaattaaaaaaaataaatgaatctatTCCCCTTATTTTTTGTtgatttcagctttatttcaatGGCATGTAGGTTCACCCTTTTATAGATCATTGGCAATGATAATAATTTATAGATAAAGAGACCTAAAATAATTATATTCATGCAGATAAGGCATCTCATTATGTAAAAATATCATGGTATTTACAAACAATTCCTCCTACAGCAGCTACAATATATTAATGCAGTTGTCTAATTATAtctgtaacatttattttggttttgatcTATAGATAGATAAGCTAGATACTGAAATCTATAGTTGTTTTGAATTGCTTATTGTGCACATTGTACCTTTTAGTCCTGGAAATATATCAAGCTCATATTACTTGGTTAGTCAGTCAGGCTGTTTAACCAGTCTGGTGTTGTGTTGTTAACAGATGTTCTGCTCATAGCCTGCCAGCTGTACAGTGGTTGTAAAACAGCGTTACCTCAAAAAGAGCGATGGTTGAAGCGCACTTCGTTTACACAGTATGGTTGTtagtgtttttgggtttttttctcgACCAAACCTGGAAATATTCCCAAACAGCCGAATTTGTGTTTTCAGTTTGCAAAGGAGCCCTCTTTCAGCCgtctgaccagcagtgtgcagggACAGGTTTTAGAACTGGCCTCTGCCTACTGTagatgctgttgttttttttaagtggagATGCTATAAAATCAAAAGTGTTAAATAGATGCAAAGGACATCACGCCTCATAATGGTGGCATAATGAAGGCAAGCCATCATTTCGCAGATGAAAACCAAATTATACAGTCTCTCCTGCTCTcctaaaaagaaactttttaaCTTGCAGCGATCACGTCTCGTAAATTAAAGTCTGCAGTTTATCTGGAAGACATCACCTGCTTCATTTACTGTCACAGATATAAATCATTAATGCCCTGTTAATACATAATGCGGCCCTTGAATAACTGATGCAACTGCAGCTAAACTAATTTTGAGGACGATGACGTTTTTGTGACGCAGGACTCGTATAGAAAACAGGTGGTGATCGACGGGGAGACATGTCTGCTGGACATCCTGGACACTGCAGGTCAGGAGGAGTACAGCGCCATGAGGGACCAGTATATGAGGACTGGAGAGGGCTTCCTCTGTGTGTTTGCCATCAACAACTACAAGTCCTTCGAGGATGTTCACCTTTACAGGTACacaatgagtaaaaaaaaaaaaacaaagcgaCTGGAAATGCTGCATCTGCTGTAAAGTGGTACGTGAGAAAGACATCATGCTAAGACAGAAGAGTTTGAATCACAATTTACTGTTATCAAGATATCTGGTTATTGCAGGACTAAACAGTTTAGCTATGAGGGCTGTTTCCTGCCAAGCAGGAACTGAGCTCATTTATCTCAAACACAGATGCTGAGTGTGGTTAAAATTTCTGTGGCCATTTGAATCAAGACAGCTCCTCTAGCTTTGCTGCCTCCCACATTTCAAGATtaactgcttttgttttttttttttagagtttgGACTTTTCTGtctcacctgttgctgtgcagtTTATATGCAAACAATGTGACCTCTGCAGATGACCAAGACAGGTGGCTGAAAACAGCTGTTCAACAAGGACGGCCTCAGTCTCTAAGGGCTTTTTGACATGTGTCATCTCCTCAGAGAGCAGATCAAGCGGGTGAAGGACAGTGACAGTGTTCCCATAGTGATGGTGGGGAACAAGAGCGATCTGAGCTCCCGCACGGTGGAGACGAGGCAGGCTCAGGAGCTGGCGCGGAGCTATGGAGTGCCGTTCGTAGAGACTTCTGCTAAAACCAGACAGGTGTGTGGAAACAGCAACACCTGAGGTTTATCTCAGTTAGACAATAACGGAAGAGTTAATTAATGCCAGTAATTCATCTGAAAAAGGGAAACTCGTAAattttatagattcattacacagaatgattatgttttaagtttttaacAGATTCTGTTAATATTAGGATTATGGCCCAAAAAAGACCCAAAATTCCTCTTGGCAATACCCAaaggggtttaggtcaggctgAATCCACCTGAATAGGTCTGTGTGTGGTAGCTCTTGAAGCACCTTATTTACACCTTGGAAGCCCTCCACAAAATTCTTCAGGCTGCAGTTATACACATGTTGCTCATGCATGTTTGTctactacactttttccttccactgaactttccattactatgcttggatacagccctCTGAACAGCAGGtgctttagcaatgaccttttgtttgACCGAGAGACTGTCTAATGAGAAAAGTGTCAAGTCGGCAGTTTTTTGCCCATGACTGGGGAGAAGGTAAACGTGGCCAACATGGCCATAAGATTTCTTtactaaaaatactttttttttttaaatgtggagaaactgaattttgggtttttgttgccTTTAAGCTATAAtcaaaatgatcagaaaaacaaaatgcttaaaatataattattgtattaaattaCTGACTTTCTGAAAGTTATTCTGACTTACTAACCAACACTAATTCATGCACTAACACATTTTAAGTTCGGAAGATTCCTGCAGAAAAATCGCTGAAAGTACCAAACCAACATTTCTCACTTTCTGGTCTTGCAGGGTGTGGAGGAAGCCTTCTATTCACTAGTCCGGGAGATCAGAAGATACAAGGAGACCAACTGCAGCAGCAAAAAGAGCAAGAAGAACAATCAGAGACGTTGCATTATACtatagcacacacacacatatggcCACAGCCTCCCTGAGAGCACTTGTATCGTACTGCCCGCCCGCCCTGACTCGCACACTGCCCCTCACCGTGGAGGCGTCAGCGAAGCAGACGTTGCAGAATCGATTTTCATCGCTGCGACTGTCTCCACGGTCaccttttgtcattttttaagtGTTCATTTTAATAGAACACAACAGCAGTATATTTTGTGTCTATTGTTAGAGCAGCAGCTTCTTCTGTTTAAACCTTCAAACGGTGTTTCAGTCTCCCAGGTTCACTTACGTTCAAATATGTTCCACTTTGTTTCTTAAACAGGACGAGTTTGTGCCACTTTCAAAGTTTACTCaggaaatgcttttctttttaaatcaggCACTGAGTAACCTGCTTACGGGCTTGTACACTTGCATCATATTTAACATTCTCAGTGTTTGTGGTTGCAGTTAAAATTCAGTCTGCAGTTTGTTCCAGCACTTTTCTTCGCCacctcatcaccacagcatgtgACTTGTGAGAACATTTATGTGGTATTACTGGCACGTGCTGAAGCCAGAGTTTGAGTTTTCTGATCATATGCGATGCTGGGTGGctggttaaaagaaaaaaaaaagcaagtttTTGATCATTTGTCACTAAtggttttctatttttgtaGAACGACTTGATGCATCCCTAGTGTAAAGCAAATACAATGCTGAatgcacagaaaataaaaatcacatctTGAGTTGTATTCTTTAGAAGCCTCTTTGCTGTGTGAATTCAATCATTGTAAAGCAAGGTGTAAACTGATCTCTGGGATCATTTAACAGATCACTGTGAAAGCCaattaaacagataaaaaaaaccaGTAATTAGCAGTTGACCGTTTTAACAGCTGGAGGCAGAAAGCCATGCAGCAGCGCTGGTTGTGGGACTGTTTGGCTGATGTCAGACATTCAAAAAACACCATGAAGATGCCATTAGGAGTCTGACGATGTCCAGACCTCTGTGCCTGCAGCAGCTCTGTAacagagccttcagagagggttAGAGATGCTCCAGTGATCTCAGCTCCCCTCATCATCCACTGCAGGGCCCCCCCTTCTCGACCATGCCAGATGGAAAACATGTAAAGTTTcaattataaaattatttttagcttttacatcaatgtttttttttctagtagGATAACTTATGAAATCAAGAACGTATTGCTTAAGACGATATGCTTTGCATGAACTCCAACCCTTTTTAGGTTTGCACCAAAACAAACTACAGACTCAGGGTTTTGTCTTGTCAGCTACTAAACCAGATGAGAAGCTGTGGTTTCTGAGGTCTGAGAAAGAGTGAGTTCTTACCTCTGAAagagtttagtctgatttcatGTTGTATTGGCAAGTTAAACACAGCTGAACATGCGGTTAAAACCGTGTTAACCCAACACCTGTG is a window of Girardinichthys multiradiatus isolate DD_20200921_A chromosome Y, DD_fGirMul_XY1, whole genome shotgun sequence DNA encoding:
- the LOC124864335 gene encoding GTPase KRas-like isoform X1, coding for MNHVTKFKSSQAVFLTRECMTEYKLVVVGAGGVGKSALTIQLIQNHFVDEYDPTIEDSYRKQVVIDGETCLLDILDTAGQEEYSAMRDQYMRTGEGFLCVFAINNYKSFEDVHLYREQIKRVKDSDSVPIVMVGNKSDLSSRTVETRQAQELARSYGVPFVETSAKTRQGVEEAFYSLVREIRRYKETNCSSKKSKKNNQRRCIIL
- the LOC124864335 gene encoding GTPase HRas-like isoform X2; this translates as MTEYKLVVVGAGGVGKSALTIQLIQNHFVDEYDPTIEDSYRKQVVIDGETCLLDILDTAGQEEYSAMRDQYMRTGEGFLCVFAINNYKSFEDVHLYREQIKRVKDSDSVPIVMVGNKSDLSSRTVETRQAQELARSYGVPFVETSAKTRQGVEEAFYSLVREIRRYKETNCSSKKSKKNNQRRCIIL